AGCCGTTAATTTTTATCTGAAACACCCTGAAACAGTGGAAGAAGTTGAAGCAGGTTATGGCAAGACTCACCAAATTCATATATGTCCAGAATGTGACACTCCCATGTTGATGCGTGATGGTGAAATGGTCTCCTTGAAAAATCAACCTACTGTTGTGGACGAGGAATTTCCTCTAATCGGTGACAGTGTTCAGTTAGAAGATTCATCAGACCAAGAAGAGTTAATTCCCTGCTAGGAGATTTGAGTACACTGAGAAACTAAATCGAGGTCGGCATAATGAAAGAAGAGTTAAATATTCTCATCAAAGCTCAATATCCTTTGATCTATCTAGTGACTTCTGAAGAAGAAAGAGCTGAAAGTGCGATCGCCCGTATCGCCAAAGATCAAGAAACCAAAGAGCAGAAAAGCCGAGTCTTCGTGTGGACAGTAACTCACGGCATTGTAGAATACAATAGCCAAGGTCGTCAGGGAGTACAACATAACACAGTTTCACCAGAAGCGGCCATCGAATGGGTAGTTAGACAAAAGGATGACGGAGTCTATATATTCAAAGACTTACACCCTTACCTAGACTCTCCTCCCGTTACCCGATGGTTAAGAGATGCTATCTATAGCTTTAAAGGCACAAACAAAGCCATAATTTTGATGTCGCCTTTTCATAAAATACCCGTCGAACTCGAAAAAGACATTGTGGTATTGGATTTCCCCTTACCCCAATCCTCCGAGCTAGAAACCGTATTAGATAAAGCTCTACAGCAATCTCGCCAGAAGAAACTTCTCCCCCAAGTCAAAGAAAAATTAGTTCGTGCGGCGCTTGGTTTAACCATCGATGAAGCCCAAAAAGTTTATCGAAAAGCCCAAGTAAAAGCAGGACAACTCACAGAGGAAGAAGTAGAAATCGTCCTCTCCGAGAAAAAACAGCTAATTCGCCGTAACGGTATCCTTGACTATGTAGAAGAAGACAAAACCATTGAGGCAGTGGGAGGGCTAGAAGAGCTAAAACACTGGTTAACTCAGCGTTCTGATGCCTTCAGTGCCAGAGCAAGAGAGTATGGACTTCCCCAACCAAAAGGAATGCTCATATTAGGTGTACCCGGTTGCGGTAAATCCTTAATCGCCAAAACAACCTCAAGATTGTGGGGCTTACCCCTACTCAGGTTGGACATGGGCAGAGTTTATGATGGTTCCACCGTAGGCAAATCGGAAGCAAATCTCCGTAACGCCCTTAAAACTGCTGAATCCATTTCCCCTGCAATCCTCTTTATCGATGAACTAGATAAAGCCTTTGCTGGTAGTGGTGGATCTGCCGACTCCGATGGTGGCACATCTAGCCGTATCTTTGGTTCATTCCTCACTTGGATGCAAGAAAAAAACTCCCCCGTCTTTGTAATGGCAACCGCCAACCGTATCGAAAGATTACCCAGTGAGTTTTTGCGTAAAGGTAGATTTGATGAAATCTTTTTCGTTGACTTACCCAATGCTCAAGAGCGCGAAGCAATATTTAAGATACATTTAACCAACCGTAGAAATGAGATTGAAAGATTTGATCTCCCACAACTAGCAAATGTATCAGAAGGTTTTTCTGGAGCCGAGATAGAACAAGCAATCATCGCCGCTATGTATGAGGCTTTCGCCCAAGAGCGAGAGTTTACCCAACTAGACATCATCGCCGCTATGAAATGCACCCTACCCCTATCTCGCACCATGACTGAACAGGTAACAGCACTACGAGACTGGGCTAGAAAAAGAGCCAGACCTGCTTCAGCTTCCGTTGCTGAGTATCAGCGACTGGAATTTTAAAGGCTTTCATCGGGTGGGGGAGGAGTAGTCCCCCGAACTTCCGAGAAAGGCTAGTGATTCACTAGCAGTTTTAACAAAAGCACTCAAAGTGCATATCTTATCAAATTTTTAAACAGTTGTCTTTAATCTCTTAGGAGGAAACATCCATGTCTCATTTTAGCACCCTACGCACCAAAATCTCTTCTGCGGAAATCCTCACCAATTCTTTACGGGATCTCGGTATCAATGTAAAAACTGATGCGGATGTACGTGGCTACAATGGTCAGCGTCTTCGTGCCGACATCGTCGCCGTCTTAGAAGGCGAGTATGATTTGGGTTGGTCTCGTAATGCTGATGGTAGTTTTGATTTAATTGCAGATCTTTGGGGCGTTGCTAAGAAACATAACCAAACTGAGTTAATTAACTCCATTAATCAAAAATATGCCGTTAATAAAACCCTTGAAGAGGTTAAACAACGTGGTTTACAGAATGCTAACGTGAAGTTGGTTCTTCAGTAATCCCCAGCCATTTACCTAATAAAGTGTATTCTCAATCATTTGGGCTAGTTGGACTCTGATCCACTAGCTCTTTTTTTTTGAGGGAATAGGGAACGGGGAACACTTTATAATTATAAATTAACCTCAATTCGGGATAAGGGTGTGAAGAATTAACAATTGACAATGTACAATTGACAATTATTTTATTGCCCATTGCCTATTCCCCATTCCCTGTAGCCATAACTGATATTATGATGGAATTGTTTATTTTCTCGAATCTATAATGTTGCAAATCAAAAATTTAACTAAGTTTTATGGAAAACGAGCAGTTTTACAAGATTTAAACCTCAACATTAAACAAGGGGAAATATACGGTTTATTGGGGGCAAATGGTGCAGGGAAAACGACAACTATTAATATTATCTGCGGTTTGTTGAATTACGATGACGGGCAGGTAAATATTAATGGGGAAAATTTGTCGGCAAGGAGTAAGTATTTGTTGGGTGTAGCTCCTCAAGAAAATTTGTTATACCCGAGCCTCAGTTGTGCGGAAAATTTATCTTTTTTTGGCAAAATTTACGGTTTAAAAGGAACTAAGTTAAAATCGGCTATTAATCGCTGTTTGCAAGGGGTTAATTTATTAGATCGCAAAGATAATGCGGTGGATACCCTTAGCGGTGGTATGCAACGGAGGGTTAATATTGCGGTGGCGTTGATTCATAATCCTAAGTTATTGATTTTAGACGAACCCACTACGGGATTAGATATTGAAGCGAGGTATGAAATTTGGCAGTTAATCACCAGTTTAAAAGAAGAGGGAATGACTATTCTTTTAACTACTCACCTATTGGATGAAGCTCAAAAACTGTGCGATCGCATCGGGATTATCAAAAACGGTGAAATCATTGCGGAGGGCACATTAGAAGAGTTAAGAAAAAAAGTTCCTGCTCAAGAAATTATTATAATTAAAACCGATGAGGAAGAAAAGGCAATCCTCAAAGCTCAAGAAAAGGGTTTTCAACATCGTTACTATGGGGGAGATTTAGCTTTTTTATTACCTGAAACTTTACCCTTGGAGGAGTTAATCAAGTATTTTGATCATATCAATTTAACTTCTATTACCCGTCAACCTGTCAATCTTGATCATATTTATCTTGAAGTTACTCAAAATGTGGAATAGGGATAAAAATCTATGCGATCAGACGTATTCTGCCACTTCGTGATCGCTCAGCACCATTACATGATCGCCCTTACTCGAAAACAGTATAATTAATACTTAAATGAAAAACCATGATTAAATTAACCGTTACAAATATTGGGGAATCCATGGCAATCGTTTTGCCCAACGAAATATTAGCGAGAATGCAAATTGATCAAGGAGATGAACTTTATCTAGTTGAAACAGAAAAAGGTTTTACCATATCTAACTATCCCTCTGAAATAGAAAAAGAGATAGAAACAGCTAGAAAAGTCATGAAACAATATCATGATGCCCTCAAAGAATTAGCTAGATGATGATCAATTGGTTATCTACATCCTTAATTAAAATTATTCATAAGGAACAAATTAATGAACATGGTGGTTTACAAGGTACTAGAGATAATAACTTGCTCGAATCAGCATTAATGCGTCCTCAAAATTTGCACTTTTATCAAAATATTACAGATATAGCTATATTAGGATCTACATATACCTTTGCTATTGTTCGAAATCATCCTTTTATTGATGGAAATAAACGAACAGGATTTGTTGCAGGAGTCACATTCTTACTACTTAATGGTTATCAATTTAGTTGTGATAATCAAGAAGTTGTAATTACTATTAAAAAATTAGCCAGTGGATCTTTATCAGAGAAAGATTTACAACATTGGTTTATAACTTGGAGTAATTTAGACTATTAAATTTCAGCGATACGAACATTTTTATCATAGAACATCCATCCATGTCATTAACAACCATAAAACTGCAACCCTTAACCGAAAAACATTTATCAGAAGTTATCGAATTAGATCAAATTTGCTTCGGCGGACTGTGGAGTTTAGATGGTTATAAAAGAGAAATAGAAAGCCCTAATAGTACCCTATTAATTATTACTACCGATATAAAAAATGAAGAAAAAATAATCGGTTTAGGCTGTTTTTGGGCAATTGTAGAAGAAGCCCATGTGACCATTTTAGCCATTCATCCTGATTTTCAAAGACAAGGATTAGGCAAAATGTTATTAGAAGAATTACTAACACAAGCAAAAGAAAAAGGGTTAGAAAGAGCAACCCTCGAAGTTAGTGAACATAATCAAAGTGCGATCGCACTTTACGAAAAATTTGGTTTTGCCCTAGCAGGAAGAAGAAAAAAATACTATCAAGCCACTGGGGCAGATGCCCTAATCTTTTGGAAAAAATTAACCTAACACCCAACACCCAAAAGATTAACCTTCCACGTTGATAAAAGGCAACAAAGCCAACAAACGAGCCTTTTTAACCGCTCTAGTTAACTCTCTTTGTTGGTGGGCAGTCAATCCAGTAATACGACGAGGTAACATTTTACCTCTTTCAGTTACAAACTTGTGTAAAAGTTCTAAATCCTTGTAATCAATCTCTTGACTAGGAGGAATAGGAGATAATCTTTTGCGAAAATAAGCCATAATTTAATCTTTAAATACTTACTATTTATTTATTCAAATCAAAACTGGAAACTAAACTATTTAATTTCCTTGTGGATAGTGTGCTTGTTGCAGTGAGTACAGAATTTTTTAAGTTCCATTCTGCCAGTGGTATTACGTCTATTTTTCATAGTGGTGTAACGAGATACACCCTTAGAGCGTTTGTCAGGATTGGTACGACATTCCGTACACTCTAATGTAATGATAATGCGAACGCCTTTTTTACTTGCCATGGTTTTAGCTTATAGTTACTATAACAGTAATTTTATACACAATCTACTATTATCTTATATACCTTACTCTTTTGACAAGGGGGTAAATAATTGATAATGGATAATTGATAATGAATAATTCAAATCTCGAAAAAGTTGATATGTTCTACCTTCATAACTCAACTTTTTCGTAAGTTCCTGACTATATAATGGTATTTAACAAAGTCAGTTAACGTAATCTATGTCACCAACACTATTGATTTCCAAAGAAATACCTAACCTATCATATCAGCCCAAGGGCGATCGCTTCGACATCTCATGGCAACAACCCCTCTCCACCCTACTAGGCATGGGTAGAGCCGCAGGAGCCGATTTTGTAGAATTTTTCCTCGAAAAATCCAACTACATTAACTGTTTAGCCGAAGACGATAGCATTACCAGCATCACCCCCAGACTAGCCACAGGGGCAGGGGTAAGAGTATTTAGAGGAAAAGCAGACTGTTACGTTAGTACCAACGATTTAACCTTTAATGGATTAAAACAAGCCCTAGAAAAAGCCCTCTCCATCCTTGGTTTAAACATTCCCCAAGGTTCAGCCTTCATACCCGAAATCAACCTCGAACTCTTCAGAGACTACGCCACCCTCAAAAATAAAGACACATGGTTAAGTCAATGCAGTAATATGCAAGAAATGGGCGACATCCTATTAAGTGCCAATCAATTTATCGAAAAAAAAGCCTCTAAAGTGCGATCGCGCCGTGCCGCCTACTTCAGAGACTGGCAAGAAATATTAGTCGCCTCCACCGACGGAACTTTCGCCCGAGACATCAGACTAACCCAATCCGTAGGCTATAACCTACTATGCGCCGATGGACAAAATCGCTCCTCCATCGGCAAAAGAGACGGAGACACCAGTAACCCCGACTTTCTGCGCCAGTGGAACTATCAAAACGTAGCCGAAGAAGTAGCCGAATCAGCAGGAAAAATGCTCTACGCCGACTACGTCGAATCAGGACAATATCCTATTATCATGGCAAATCAATTCGGCGGAGTAATCTTCCACGAAGCCTGTGGACACCTCCTCGAAACCACCCAAATCGAGAGAAAAAGTACCCCGTTCATCGATAAAAAGGGAGAAAAAATCGCCCACGAAAACCTCACCGCATGGGATGAAGGATTATCCGACAAAGCCTTTGGCACCATCGACATGGACGACGAAGGAATGCCCACCCAGCGCACCCTACTCATCGAAAACGGCATCCTCAAAAACTTCATAGCCGACAGAGCAGGATCCATACGCACAGGACATCCCCGCACAGGTAGCGGCAGAAGAAGTAACTATAGTTATGCTGCCGCCTCCCGTATGCGCAACACCTATATTGCCCCCGGAGAATATACCCTAGATAACCTTTTCTCCTCCATTGATAAAGGAATCTATTGCAAAAAAATGGGCGGAGGAAGCGTCGGCCCCACAGGAGAATTTAACTTCGGAGTTGACGAAGCCTACCTAGTCGAAAACGGCAAAATAACCAAACCCCTAAAAGGAGCAACCCTCATCGGAGAAGCCAAAGAAATCATGAAAAAAATTTCCATGTCATCCCAAGACTTAGGACTAGCAGCAGGATTCTGTGGCTCCGTAAGCGGTAGCGTCTATGTAACCGTAGGACAACCCCATATCAAAGTTGACTCCATCACCGTAGGCGGAAGATAAAAACAAGTTCCGTAGTAAGGGCTAAAGCCCTTTTAATATAAAAACTTTTATCCTCCTATATTAATTTCGGATAAATCACTACCATAGGAAATCCCCTCTTATTAAGGGGTGCTAGGGGGCATCTACTGACGATTAAGCCCCCCAAATCGCACAATTTTGGGAGAATTGTAACCCTTAACAACACCATGAGCCTTAACAAACTAAAAGCAAAAATCACCCCATGGTTATTCCTTAGCCCTGCCCTAACTCTTCTCACCATCTTTCTCTTCATCCCCATCCTCTACCTAATTTATCTCAGCTTCACCAACGGAAACCTCACCTCCACCCAATGGATTGGAATCAATAACTATCGACGACTAATCATTGACTCCGACTTCGCCCAAATTATTATCAATACCATCTACTTCTCCATCACCAGCATCATCCCCAGTATTATCATCCCTCTACTTCTCGCCGTTCTCCTCAACCAAAAAATCATCCTTAGAAGTTTCTTTCGAACCAGCTACTTCATCCCCTCCATAACCTCCCTCGTTGCCATGGGCTTAGGATTTCGTTGGCTATTTCAAAACAACGGTCCAGTTAACCAACTACTTCAACAAATAAACATTACTCCCATCCCTTGGCTCAATAGCCCCCTCTGGGCAATGCCCATTATTATCCTATTCAGTACATGGCGACAAATCGGCTTTAACCTCGTCGTATTCCTAGCAGGATTACAAGCCATCCCCAAATCACGATACGAAGCCGCCGAACTAGACGGCGCAGATTCATGGGCAAAATTTTTATATATAACCATCCCCGGATTAAAACCAACCCTAATTTTTTGTATCATCACCACCTCCATCTTTACCTTCCGCTCCTTTGAACAAATATACGTTATGACCAACGGCGGCCCGGCCAACAGCACCAATATCCTCGCTTACTATATATATCAACAAGCATTTAGACAATTTAACTTCGGTTATGCCGCCGCCGCCACCAGCATTTTATTATTAATAGCCTTTCTCCTCGTTTATATCCAAATTCTTATCACCAAAGAATAAATTAAAAGCCGTAAAGTGGGCGATGCCCACCGAAAAGAAAAAAAAGATTGAAAGTCAAAAGCCTGAATATGTAACGGTTGTAACAAAGTGGAGAAAAAAAGATTGAGAAAAAAGTTGCCATTTTAGAAAAGGTTAGTTATATTAGTATATGTGCGATTGAGGGACACAACCCCTCGATAGTCACCACGAACCTCGACAATTCAATAGTTTGAAAGCCATTTTTCAAGTATTACATACATCCTTGTCAAATAACTTATTTAAGAAATAAACAAAAAAGTTTAAACCTCGGTTTAAACATTGCAAAGAAGAGCAAGTAAAACTACTTCGTAAAAAGGGACTAATTACTAAGGTGATTAAGAACTTACAATGGAGAGTTTGATCCTGGCTCAGGATGAACGCTGGCGGTATGCCTAACACATGCAAGTC
The sequence above is a segment of the Cyanobacterium stanieri PCC 7202 genome. Coding sequences within it:
- a CDS encoding hypothetical protein (InterPro IPR017964~KEGG: cyt:cce_3625 hypothetical protein~SPTR: Putative uncharacterized protein), giving the protein MQEKQKVTLYLPPNLHRQLKVKAAIDTDSMSALVEKAVNFYLKHPETVEEVEAGYGKTHQIHICPECDTPMLMRDGEMVSLKNQPTVVDEEFPLIGDSVQLEDSSDQEELIPC
- a CDS encoding AAA ATPase central domain protein (PFAM: ATPase family associated with various cellular activities (AAA)~COGs: COG0464 ATPase of the AAA+ class~InterPro IPR003593:IPR003959~KEGG: cyh:Cyan8802_3458 AAA ATPase central domain protein~PFAM: AAA ATPase central domain protein~SMART: AAA ATPase~SPTR: AAA ATPase central domain protein); protein product: MKEELNILIKAQYPLIYLVTSEEERAESAIARIAKDQETKEQKSRVFVWTVTHGIVEYNSQGRQGVQHNTVSPEAAIEWVVRQKDDGVYIFKDLHPYLDSPPVTRWLRDAIYSFKGTNKAIILMSPFHKIPVELEKDIVVLDFPLPQSSELETVLDKALQQSRQKKLLPQVKEKLVRAALGLTIDEAQKVYRKAQVKAGQLTEEEVEIVLSEKKQLIRRNGILDYVEEDKTIEAVGGLEELKHWLTQRSDAFSARAREYGLPQPKGMLILGVPGCGKSLIAKTTSRLWGLPLLRLDMGRVYDGSTVGKSEANLRNALKTAESISPAILFIDELDKAFAGSGGSADSDGGTSSRIFGSFLTWMQEKNSPVFVMATANRIERLPSEFLRKGRFDEIFFVDLPNAQEREAIFKIHLTNRRNEIERFDLPQLANVSEGFSGAEIEQAIIAAMYEAFAQEREFTQLDIIAAMKCTLPLSRTMTEQVTALRDWARKRARPASASVAEYQRLEF
- a CDS encoding protein of unknown function DUF1257 (PFAM: Protein of unknown function (DUF1257)~InterPro IPR009666~KEGG: ana:all1871 hypothetical protein~PFAM: protein of unknown function DUF1257~SPTR: All1871 protein), translated to MSHFSTLRTKISSAEILTNSLRDLGINVKTDADVRGYNGQRLRADIVAVLEGEYDLGWSRNADGSFDLIADLWGVAKKHNQTELINSINQKYAVNKTLEEVKQRGLQNANVKLVLQ
- a CDS encoding ABC transporter related protein (PFAM: ABC transporter~COGs: COG1131 ABC-type multidrug transport system ATPase component~InterPro IPR003593:IPR003439:IPR017871~KEGG: ava:Ava_1452 ABC transporter-like~PFAM: ABC transporter related~SMART: AAA ATPase~SPTR: Heme ABC exporter, ATP-binding protein CcmA, putative); protein product: MLQIKNLTKFYGKRAVLQDLNLNIKQGEIYGLLGANGAGKTTTINIICGLLNYDDGQVNINGENLSARSKYLLGVAPQENLLYPSLSCAENLSFFGKIYGLKGTKLKSAINRCLQGVNLLDRKDNAVDTLSGGMQRRVNIAVALIHNPKLLILDEPTTGLDIEARYEIWQLITSLKEEGMTILLTTHLLDEAQKLCDRIGIIKNGEIIAEGTLEELRKKVPAQEIIIIKTDEEEKAILKAQEKGFQHRYYGGDLAFLLPETLPLEELIKYFDHINLTSITRQPVNLDHIYLEVTQNVE
- a CDS encoding addiction module antidote (PFAM: SpoVT / AbrB like domain~TIGRFAM: putative addiction module antidote~InterPro IPR013432:IPR007159~KEGG: hna:Hneap_1983 addiction module antidote~PFAM: SpoVT/AbrB domain-containing protein~SPTR: Addiction module antidote;~TIGRFAM: addiction module antidote) → MIKLTVTNIGESMAIVLPNEILARMQIDQGDELYLVETEKGFTISNYPSEIEKEIETARKVMKQYHDALKELAR
- a CDS encoding death-on-curing family protein (PFAM: Fic/DOC family~TIGRFAM: death-on-curing family protein~COGs: COG3654 Prophage maintenance system killer protein~InterPro IPR006440:IPR003812~KEGG: rlg:Rleg_1257 death-on-curing family protein~PFAM: filamentation induced by cAMP protein Fic~SPTR: Death-on-curing family protein;~TIGRFAM: death-on-curing family protein), with product MMINWLSTSLIKIIHKEQINEHGGLQGTRDNNLLESALMRPQNLHFYQNITDIAILGSTYTFAIVRNHPFIDGNKRTGFVAGVTFLLLNGYQFSCDNQEVVITIKKLASGSLSEKDLQHWFITWSNLDY
- a CDS encoding (SSU ribosomal protein S18P)-alanine acetyltransferase (PFAM: Acetyltransferase (GNAT) family~TIGRFAM: ribosomal-protein-alanine acetyltransferase~COGs: COG0456 Acetyltransferase~InterPro IPR006464:IPR000182~KEGG: syp:SYNPCC7002_A0096 ribosomal-protein-alanine acetyltransferase~PFAM: GCN5-related N-acetyltransferase~SPTR: Ribosomal-protein-alanine acetyltransferase;~TIGRFAM: ribosomal-protein-alanine acetyltransferase), encoding MSLTTIKLQPLTEKHLSEVIELDQICFGGLWSLDGYKREIESPNSTLLIITTDIKNEEKIIGLGCFWAIVEEAHVTILAIHPDFQRQGLGKMLLEELLTQAKEKGLERATLEVSEHNQSAIALYEKFGFALAGRRKKYYQATGADALIFWKKLT
- a CDS encoding SSU ribosomal protein S18P (PFAM: Ribosomal protein S18~TIGRFAM: ribosomal protein S18~COGs: COG0238 Ribosomal protein S18~InterPro IPR001648:IPR018275~KEGG: syp:SYNPCC7002_A0573 30S ribosomal protein S18~PFAM: ribosomal protein S18~SPTR: Ribosomal protein S18;~TIGRFAM: ribosomal protein S18), producing the protein MAYFRKRLSPIPPSQEIDYKDLELLHKFVTERGKMLPRRITGLTAHQQRELTRAVKKARLLALLPFINVEG
- a CDS encoding LSU ribosomal protein L33P (PFAM: Ribosomal protein L33~TIGRFAM: ribosomal protein L33, bacterial type~InterPro IPR001705:IPR018264~KEGG: cyc:PCC7424_3097 50S ribosomal protein L33~PFAM: ribosomal protein L33~SPTR: 50S ribosomal protein L33;~TIGRFAM: ribosomal protein L33), encoding MASKKGVRIIITLECTECRTNPDKRSKGVSRYTTMKNRRNTTGRMELKKFCTHCNKHTIHKEIK
- a CDS encoding microcin-processing peptidase 2 (PFAM: Putative modulator of DNA gyrase~COGs: COG0312 Zn-dependent protease and their inactivated homologs~InterPro IPR002510~KEGG: mar:MAE_33710 putative modulator of DNA gyrase~PFAM: peptidase U62 modulator of DNA gyrase~SPTR: Similar to tr|Q4C1F5|Q4C1F5_CROWT Peptidase U62), giving the protein MSPTLLISKEIPNLSYQPKGDRFDISWQQPLSTLLGMGRAAGADFVEFFLEKSNYINCLAEDDSITSITPRLATGAGVRVFRGKADCYVSTNDLTFNGLKQALEKALSILGLNIPQGSAFIPEINLELFRDYATLKNKDTWLSQCSNMQEMGDILLSANQFIEKKASKVRSRRAAYFRDWQEILVASTDGTFARDIRLTQSVGYNLLCADGQNRSSIGKRDGDTSNPDFLRQWNYQNVAEEVAESAGKMLYADYVESGQYPIIMANQFGGVIFHEACGHLLETTQIERKSTPFIDKKGEKIAHENLTAWDEGLSDKAFGTIDMDDEGMPTQRTLLIENGILKNFIADRAGSIRTGHPRTGSGRRSNYSYAAASRMRNTYIAPGEYTLDNLFSSIDKGIYCKKMGGGSVGPTGEFNFGVDEAYLVENGKITKPLKGATLIGEAKEIMKKISMSSQDLGLAAGFCGSVSGSVYVTVGQPHIKVDSITVGGR
- a CDS encoding carbohydrate ABC transporter membrane protein 1, CUT1 family (PFAM: Binding-protein-dependent transport system inner membrane component~COGs: COG1175 ABC-type sugar transport systems permease components~InterPro IPR000515~KEGG: cyn:Cyan7425_0944 binding-protein-dependent transport systems inner membrane component~PFAM: binding-protein-dependent transport systems inner membrane component~SPTR: Putative ABC transporter permease protein) — its product is MSLNKLKAKITPWLFLSPALTLLTIFLFIPILYLIYLSFTNGNLTSTQWIGINNYRRLIIDSDFAQIIINTIYFSITSIIPSIIIPLLLAVLLNQKIILRSFFRTSYFIPSITSLVAMGLGFRWLFQNNGPVNQLLQQINITPIPWLNSPLWAMPIIILFSTWRQIGFNLVVFLAGLQAIPKSRYEAAELDGADSWAKFLYITIPGLKPTLIFCIITTSIFTFRSFEQIYVMTNGGPANSTNILAYYIYQQAFRQFNFGYAAAATSILLLIAFLLVYIQILITKE